Below is a genomic region from Vairimorpha necatrix chromosome 1, complete sequence.
ataCATGTCAAATATCTTCATTTGTGgccaatttaaaaattcaaaattgaCAATTTTgcatcatttttataaactaaAGGGGATAATGTCATTATAAgtcatattttaatatttaggGTTTCcgttattaataattacttttttaacgttattgatttttttgctatttaagcaataattttttgaataggGGTATGTTACAGCAACagacaaagaaaaaaaaaattactgaATTGCAAATACTTTCATTGTGTTTTAGATTGtatttgaaaaatgtaaaaaattgcgTACTATTATTCATCCTTCTAATATTCGCAATCATAGCAAAATACATTACTGTTTTTTACGCCAAGCAGTACGAATACAGATTAAATCATACAAATGATATACTTGGAGATTGCAAATTACTTTTTGTCTTTAAACTGACATACTCCTTTCTTTCTGCTATGTCCTCATATATCATATTGTGTTGCGGCATACTTTTTCAAACTAATGTCGCAAAAAAAGCATTtgcaaatattttgaagCACGAATCTGCGAATCCAATAGACTTGTCTTCTGGAAAAACGCAATATGCTATTTCTGAAGGATCGGCGGCTATGTCGAAATTATTTGAGCATTGCATTTTggaatttttacaaaaaatggGATATTTCGTAGGCGATTTGATAATTTGTTATCATATATCAGATTTgcatttgtttttatcttttttactGATTATTGTCGCGTTTTACATTCACATCCGAGGTGCTTTAGTAGCTATGAAATGTAAAAACGATATAAACAAAGTCAGAGGATCTTGCGATAAGGTAATTTATGAAGATATTAGTAATTacgaaataataaaatcatatcAGACGGAAAACAAACATATCGAATCATATGGTAATAGAATGAAAGCATTTAAAGCGGCTAGTATTAGACATGCAAAAACAGTAGTGTCTCTGTCATTAATAGACGAtctatttttcaatataacAGCATTTGcgttattaataattctttatCTACAAGGAAACCATAgcaactataaatatagaaattgcTACACTACAATTCTGAGTCTAGAAAAAACTatggaaaatatttctaatatatttagaaaatacaaGGAAGCACTTGTAACAAGTAAACTTGTCCTGTATTATCTAGAAGAAATAGATGGCTTTGCACCTGGGACAAGCATTAAAAACACTTTTGATgacaaaataatattcgAAAATGTCGGATATTCCGTGGccaatgtaaaaattttccaaaatataaattttacaataaataaaaatgaaaaggTATGTATTTACGGAAGAAATGGCACCGGCAAATCTACGATATCTAAAATAATCATGAGattgtattttatagaCTCTGGAAAAGTAACTATAGATGGTATGGATATTTATgacattttaatatcaaattataGAAAACTAATAACTTATGTACCACAAGATACAAGTTTATTCGACGAGACTGtgttttataatcttaCTTATGGAAATAACCAGCCTCTAACTAACGTCATTCAagaatgtaaaaaatttgatattcatgaagacattttaaaattagaaaatggATATAACACGTATTTGGGGGAACGTGGATCGACTATAAATGGTGGATTAAGGCAGAAAATCTTTTATGTTAGAGCACTACTCACTAAAGCAccaatttatatttttgatgaGCCAACTAATAATTTAGACGAGCAGTCGACTCAAAATGTTATTGAACTGATTTTGGGGGAATCATTTGCTGATAAAACTGTTATTGTCATCTGTCATGATTACGAATCAGTCAAGAAATTTCCATCTGTCTTGAAATTCGTTGACgggaaaattataaaagaaataaattaattaaccactaaaaaaaatttaatattattattttttatttagattaaattttaatgctctttgtataaaatttaccATCGATTTGAACTTTAAATGTAAGTTTGGATAAATTTGTCATATTAAAATCCACAGTTAAATCATTATCATTGATTTTAGCCTTATCATCAAGTATGTTaactaattttatttctggTGTAACTTTTAGTCTcaataatttatcaaatataacgtatgaaataaaatgatGATCTGTTATATGAAAAACTTTTTCTTTAGATCGCGGGTTCATCAAAAATATCCCATtcaaaataatgaaaagtATGTCTGTAAAAGAATTAGATTTGTATAATTCGATGTATTTATCTTTCAAAGCAtctctaaaaaaatcaatattttcaaatttacaaatagtaaaaatcaTCTTTTCTaatgttaaaattttttgattatacttttttgaagtcaaaatatttaaatgaaaGCTAAAAAGTTCctctaataattttttatcatcaaaattttttggtaacaatgaataaaaaaggtATATAGACGATATACTGGGACTATTAATTATCTTACTGAATAAATCTCTTCTGTATTTTTCAGATAAAACGGATTTAACATCTTTTTTGAAGGCTATTTCTGGATGAAcataatacatttttactataaagtCTTCATTGGCAAATTTTAGAATTCTGATTAAGATTTCAATAATCAAATCATTTGATTTCGTGTATTCAACAAGGTTTTTATCCATTACAAATCTcatttcttcttttcttctaaaaatatctttgtagttatttttattaattaactttattattgtttcaAAAACGTATTTAACATTTATAcctatttttatagatctgtttataagtttatcagtaaataaattgtattttctTGCTATTTTAAAACCTATATATCTTGAATTGGTATTTTTAGAGTCTATGAGTCTACAAAGAAAATGCTCTACTTTAGAACTCTTATGTCCCATTAGGATTAGTAGATCACAAATTTCGGCTGATAATCCAATCTCGACTAGAGGTTTTATTGTGTCTGATGGTGaaataatatcattttgtatttctaaaataaagGTATCActtgaaaataatttttgttctGAAAATAGTagcttataaatttgtatcAGTTTCAATTTTAGATATGAAGATTTTACTGTGCTATATATTgcaattataaaaagtatatCATTATCAGatatttttacatcttCTTTACGACACATTTTATCGTGTAAAATTTgcaattttacaaaaattaaatcatcACTGTTTCCAACCAAAGAAAAAGTGTTGAGATTAGATATTCGTGACTTTGCAATTATTCcttttgttatatttttatcatttgaGCTTGAAATGCAAATATAATCTGACAAATCAtcgtaaattttttcttttacgTTGatattacataaaaaatctagAGCTAGTTCCCTATTTTTATGAGATTTTAGATCTTTCATGACTGTATTTACAGTTAATATCAATaaattgttatttttacacAGCGTAAGACCCAAATAACCTGCTCTTTTTACATTATAATCTTCAGACGCACTTGCATTTACAAACATCATAGGATCTATATTGTATTTGTTTATGACGAAATATATTAGAGTTAGTATTTTAGaataattcatatttttttccgaATAAAGTTTTCGTTGCtctacaaaaattttttttgtagcaGCTTCCTTGTCCAAAGTTCGTAACTCTGAAATGAAAATAGAAAGAGAAGTATTTTTAGTCAATGgcatttgtttattattatttggtGCTTTAATACAATTTTGTTTCTGTTTGAAACATTGTGTTTCacatgtaaaatataattaaatggTTATAGGTAGCGAATTTTACAACACAGCTTAATGCTatgtataatttaataaaacaattaaagCTTTGCATTTAGGTAgtaaaacatattaaaaattcataatgtaaatttttgcaatgcatcaaaatattatacgttttataaaaaatttttattgctataaaacttttaatattgGCTGAAAATCTACTCTTAAAACACGATTTCGCAAAAGCTCAAATTTAGGCTACAAGTACATTAGTGATGCTTAAAAGGTTTGTTTTTTCTGAAAAGTTTGATTATATGTCGCTAAAATTTTACGAAATTATCGTGCTGAAAACaataatgtatttttttatacctAATATACTTCATAAGATTcgatttaaaatattctttttgttgttatgataaaacataataaaatcaataattttGGTGAGCTTGTATTTCATATCTTGATTTCATTAATAACGTTCGGCgatgtattttatttaaatttttttatgtaattaaaattttttatacatatttctttatataaatttgctTTATTTAggtattaaaattttttcattttatattttaaatcatttatttGCTTTGAGgttgttaaatttttcacaTATATCAATAAACTCGTCTTTTAAAGACATTCCTCCTATCAATAATCCATCAATCTctttaatatcattaatAGAATCAATGTATTCATAGCTTACCGATCCTCCAAAGATTATTCTTCCTTTGACGTTGATACCATTTgaccattttttaatttgttcaACAACTTCTTTGATCTCCTCAATCTTGGGGAAAATTCCAGTTCCTATTGACCAAACAGGTTCATATGCAATATCAATTTCTATATCTTTTCCAATTACTGAGAAGAATTGATTATAAAGaacttttaaataatcGCCTGTATTTCTTTCTGTAGAAGTTTCTCCAATGCAATAAATTACACGCAAGCCTGCGTTCAGagcattttttatctttgcAGTCAGTTGATTCGAATCTTCTTTAAGATAAATTCTTCTTTCAGAATGTCCAATTATTACGTATTTTACGTGATTCtcctttaaaaatatagcGGGTATTTCTCCTGTGTAGGCTCCTTTGTCGAATTTGCTGCAGTCTTGCGCAGCTATTGAAATGTGAGATTTGTTGtaatttattgtttgtGGTATAAACACGTAAGGTAGTGCGATTGATATTTCGATATTGTCAAATGTAGATGGTATTTTATTGAAGAGTGTAAAGTTCTTGTTTGCCTTCCAGTTTCCTATTATTATAGGTTTCATACATTATGAGTTTTCggtaaattaaataaaaaagaatgaCCAATAAAATTACAGGAAACTcaagttttaaaatgagtcaaatgattttataagatAGCAAATGTTTCAAAATGAccgtttttaatttaaccaaataacaaaaacttaaaattataattaattttttaaattgataTATCAAAATTCTAATTGAGATaggattttatattatccaatacttttgtttttacttttttttccaaattattttatccCCAATAAATGCAAGACATTCTAAACCCAGACAAAGATTTCAACGTAACTTTATTTGATGAGATTGTTTTAAATGCAAATGATCCAACATCACCAAGAAAATCAGAAGCAGAAGGGATTctgttaaaatttaaaaaattaagcaCATCTTGTACCAAAGTTCATCTTATTTTGCAGTATTCTACATTTCAGCAATCTCATTATGTTgctttacaaattttagaagaaaCAGTAAAATCAAAGTGGTATGTTCTTGACGAAGAAAATAAGCGTAAAATTAGAGAATATGTTTTCCAATTAGTTATTGAGAAAACAAAAGGAAATTGTCAAAATTATGTCATTCAAGAATTAAATCGAATAATAGTGGAAATAGCCAAAAGAGATTGGCCAAAAAGATGgccaaattttattttagatttgaTCGATGTTTCtacaaatatttcaatGGGAGTTTGTAAAAACAcattagaaattataaaaaaacttaataatGATATTAATATGAAAGGCGATGATCGAATTTCAACAGTAAAAAGgcgaattttaaaaaatcaaatgaAAATGGAATTTCCTAcgatttttaattttataaaaagaattttagaatattcAAAAGTCAATGCTGTGGATGACATCTTACTTGAGGCCACTTTATCTACTTTTAGTGGATTAATAAGTTCTATGCCtgttgattttatttttttgactgATATTGTCGAACTTTTATGTGAGCACATCAATTCGGCGTACAGCGACACTTGCTTGATTTGTCTTATAGAAATAGTCGACCTTGGAAAAGACAAGacgaattttaaaaatgttaatttaataaatgcgaacgaagaaaaaatatggataatttttacaagCGCATTTCAATTCTTAGAATCGTACATGAAGAAATTTTCCCAGGAAAAAGTTTTCGAAATGTACAGGCACATGGAATCGccagaaaaaaattttattttccgAATTTCGCAGCTTTTTGCGTCGATTTTCGAAATTTATACGACATGtttagaatataaaaatattcaaacaGTCAGAATTGCCTTAGAGCACATGATTTTATTCTCTAGAATTAATgattctaaaatatttttggtGCTTTTTGAGATGTGgaataaatttgtatttgaTTTATACACAGAATTTccatttaataataaagaaccaagaagaaatttaagAAGATTTGAATATAAAGGTGTTTTAGCacaattattaaattgtcTAGTAGAAAAAATGCCCAGACCAGAAGAAGTTTTCATAATGGTCGATGAATACggagaaattataaaaaataaattgataGAAACGGACcaaattgaattttataagaaaatgaagtCTTGTTTTTACCATTTggcttttttaattgaagATGAAAtgaaaagatattttatttctaaaacaGGAGCACAATTAGAAGATAAAGAACTTGACTGGGCgaaaataaatagattGTGTTGGTCCATAGGATGCATTTCCGGCGTATTTACAGAAGAATCAGAGcgagatttttttgtttcagttttaaaatatcttttagTTCTTTGTGACATGAGAGAAAAAAGATCGGACAAAGCAGTGATAGCTTCGAATATTATGTTTGTTATTGGACAATTCCATAGATTTTTAGTCCACAATAAAAGTTTCTTAAAAACAGTAGTGAAGAAACTTTTCGAATTTATGGACGAGTCAAACGAAGGTGTAAAAGACATGGCTTGCGataattttagtaaaatcGCTGAAAGATGTCCTAgggaatttttattacaaagggaaaataatatgatttttttagtttatattttggaaaatattaatgatataacaaaatctttggaattttatcaaaagaGGTTTGTTTATGAAGCAGTtttgaatataattaaagaaatacCTAGGGAAGAAAACAATAAAGAGAcgattttgaaaaatattcagAAATTGATGTTCTCGATTTGCGacattaatattttttctgaggaatatttttcaattttagaAAGTCAAATTTCAGAGgtatcaaatttaaaaatgataattcACGTCTTGAAATCTCATgctttaatttataaatttgtccCATTTGCCTGCGAGTCGAGCTATGAGACGCTTTTccctttatattttagacTGTACGATCtttgtaataattttatgatttcTAGTGGAAATTCTGACGTCGTGATAAATTCCAAAGCTGCGAAATCTGCCCTAGTCGaattatttattgaaaTCGTAGACGGGAAATTCGTAAaagatctttttattactCAACTCtgcgaaaaaataatatttgattttaataataaccCGAAATATAAAGATCCAAGTATACTTGCCTTGGCTATTagcattataaaaaatattcagaGAGAAAACAATATTCAATATGTCCAGAtcgaattattttttatttctgcTCTACTTCGGCCTTCTATTCCGTACGCAATGAAGGCGGACGAAAATCCAGAAATCTCTCtaaattatctaaaattaGTAGAAACTTTTATTGACTCGTCTTTTATAAGTTTCTAttctaatatttacaatagTGACGTATTTACCCCGATTTATAATTCAATTCTAAATGCAATAACTAGTATGAGAGAAATTTCTGATGTggctttaaaaattttaatttctttatttacaaaatgcTTTGAAAATAACCAAATGGCTTTTTTTGCGCAGAATTTTACCATAACAATGGAAAATTTATTAGGTATAATCTTTGACAAGGACACAAAACATAGTTTTATACTTCAGGtttctttattatctttaatGATCAATATTTCCCAAAGGATTCCGAGTCTAGATGgacaaaatcaaaattcaTTAGTTCTTTCTAATCACATGTTGTCTTTATTTAGTCAAAATTTCTCGAATATTAcggaaaaaaatttaaaaatttttatttctggactttttgaattatcaaaaaatgaagaattttttagagAACATTTGGAGGATTTTAGtgttaaaattttcgaATTTGGAACTGATGAAGATATAGAAGAAGAAATGGCATTATTGAATGAAAGGATAGTAAAAAGTCAAGaaacaaaacaataaagtatttaaaaaaaaataaaatgagtttattcaaaaaaaatttatttaaaatttaagttCTGAGATTATttgcataaaaaaaatatattcaacatttgtaaattatacgcatctttttattgattttaataattttttatttgctcATCTTATTCCTTTTCATATTCTTTCATTTCAAAAGCTTTCCTTGCATTTTTAAGTTCTTCATTTGTCATTAATAAATGCTTTACTCTCAAATACTTTTttctatcttttttaatgcAGTAAAGAAGATCTTCAGTCTTGGTTTTTCCTTTTAGTTTGGCCATGTTGTGAGTGTCTACAAGTAAGATAGTCAAATATTCAATTACATAATTATGGAGAGTCTCAGTTGTGTCACTTCTTGGGCATGATACATCTCCGTATCCATAGAGCATCATTCTtacttctttaaaaaacgaCGACTTTTTTCCGTCTTTCATTAAAAGGGTATTATTGATTTATGAAGTGTAGATGAAAAAGCAAGACATATTACAttaaaacaagaaataCACCTGCTGATaacttaataaatattaaattaaaatttgaaatgtatttaaatttatcacAACTGCAAATTTGGtcataaaattaagaaGAAAGACTCTTTAagcattttaaaatcaatattttatttctcactttgtttatttatacaaacAAATTGACAGTTGGTTTATgcaaacttaaaaaaactataaatagaGAAAAAACAGCATAAAATTAAGTAAATCAAaagatgatattttttataatttcatatttttggtataaaaaaagattttcttttgatCTGTTAACCCATCGATGGATAAAAAAGTTGACGAAATGGCGAACTCCGTGAAAAACGAAACAGTCAATGATTTACTCAACTTTCTTAATTCGAATTACAAACAAACaccaaaagaaaaaagtgCCTGGGACTACGTTGTCAAAATGGACAACATTTCTCAGCCGCCTTTAATACCATCAGTATCAAATCCAATAATTCTCTATAAAGATAATgaaacttttttttcatttgatGGTAGgacattattttttgataagaATTATTCagatttttatgtttttatgcCTTTTGCTATTAAAAATGCTtgtattgtaaattttaaagaaggAGAAgctaataaaaagaaatctGTTATTGTTACACTTGATACTCAGAATAAGTTGACTTATTCTTGTATTAAAGGTCATACAATCAATGATCGTAGTGTTATAATTTCGAGGAATGTCTTACAGATGATTGAAAagaataatgaaatatattatttatcatttaaaaaagataattattTCGTCAATATTGTTACAGAAGACAAtggatttttaaaaccCAGAATAGTAGTGCAAAACTTGACATCAAAATATGGAAtgtctatatttttaacttcagataatatttatttgtatcaAGAcagatttataatttctacaACAgggaaaaaattaaaaataaaaggaGACGGCATTTAcgaaatatcaaatatgtCGATTATCTACAGTAAAACTAAGACTGGACTGAGATTTTCATTATGTGACAATAATTTCGTCATAAAAACCGAGCTGTCAATTGAAAGTTCAAGTTTTATTGTAAAGATAATTACActtgataatattttgtgCTGTAGAATTGGATCcaagataaattttattattgtagACGATAAAGAACTTGTTATTGTTAAAGAAATCGACCTTCCTGATAATATTCTTGATTTCTCTGTTAAACTGGCAGaggataaaaatatttcagtAAGCTGTTTATTGCAGACCAATGGAAATCTGAATGATgtagaagaaaataattcaacaaatttaaaagaaagtGCCTTAGAAAAGACACAAATTAAAAGAGGCATATCTGACACATTTGATGCTAGTCCAGAGTGTACTTCGAATATGAACGAAGAAACAAGTCTTGATAGTGAAAAAGACGTGCAGGATGTTTTTGTAATGCCGACACCAAGTCTTAATTCTAAACTTTACAATCCTTCTGAGTCCAATTTATCTTATAATTCAGAATATGAGATTCCAAGCGTAAAACAGAATTTTGATTTGAACATTCAAGACCAAGCGTCGAATTCTTCTGATCCAAATTCCTCTTTGAAATTTGTCAACTTATTTACGAATACAGAAAGTAAAAATTCTACTTGTCGACCTGAttgtaataattttcaGATAAATGATTTAGGCTTagagaaatatttatcgactttaataaataatttcgAGAAAAAGATCGAAGAAAGAGATGAATTTATGAATATCAGAAACttgaaattattagaaaaattcaCAGAGAAATCCgtgaattttataaaagacaTGATAAAATCagaattatcaaatttcgAGAACAAGTTAAATAATTCGATAAATcagaaattaaataatttttcaagaaaagaaatcaatgaagaaaaaatccTCGAATTTACTAAAGATTTGATATGTGAAAATTTACTACCTGTGGTTGAAGCTTCTATGGACGAAATGCGTGTTCAAGTTTTGTCAGTTGTGTCAGAATTTAAAGAACCCGAATATTTCCAAGAAGTTCGCTCCGCCTTGTCAAATCTCAGCATTTTTGAGTCAATTTCTGAAATTGAAAGAAATGTTCGATCTGGAAATATTGATAAATCTGTAGAGTGTGTTTTAAAAGGCACATTTTTCGATATTGAAGAATTGAATAGGGTTATCAGCCCCAAACAACTCGAATTAGTGTCGTCTAGGAATCTTATGGGTTTTTTAGAGAAATGTGTTTTAATGGCCAATGAGAATTATAAGACTTTTATCGATGATTTAGTTTACAATTCTTTGACTTTTATTGAGCCAGAGAATTTGACTGATGATGAGTTGAGAACtttgattattattttgacTCAGATAAAAGATAGTGAAATATTTGTGTCTGAAAATAGTAAGCAGATTTTGGTGCTTGttgattttttgaattttaagattcctaagattttatttaagaGGCAGAAAtctctaaaaaattaaaaaaaactaaaaaaaatattttaattttcatttaaatttgttttttttattataaaagcaTGCTATATTAACTTGTTAACACATtgttctttatttttttattagcaCACTGATCtttatctattttttcGACTTCTAAAAAGtggtttttaaatttaccCCTCAAAATGTTTGAAAGAAGAATTTGCTCATTTACAAAAAGGCCTATTGCCAGTTCAGATAAATCTAGTGTCCAAATTACACTAGCAGATATAGACGAAAATGGCAGATTACTAAACACTATCTCTACTTATGATGTCTGCGGCGTAGTTAGAAGAAATGGTCTCTCTGATGGATATTTAACTGACAAGATCTTTGGTGaagaatattaaataaatatttcccttttttatttttacccaTGTCTGACACAGGCTGCCCTATTTGTAAAACTGACTCTTATCTCAACCCAGAGATGGTCTTGTTTGTCAGTCCATGTTTTCATAAAATGTGCGAGTCGTGTCTCATTCGTCATTTTATCAATggcataaataaatgtcCTGAGTGCGGGATCGAGCTCAGGAAGATTAATTATATGTCTTCTACATTTGAAGATATAGAAGTGGAGAAAGAGTGTCGAATAAGGAGACA
It encodes:
- a CDS encoding ATM1-type heavy metal exporter, with the translated sequence MLQQQTKKKKITELQILSLCFRLYLKNVKNCVLLFILLIFAIIAKYITVFYAKQYEYRLNHTNDILGDCKLLFVFKLTYSFLSAMSSYIILCCGILFQTNVAKKAFANILKHESANPIDLSSGKTQYAISEGSAAMSKLFEHCILEFLQKMGYFVGDLIICYHISDLHLFLSFLLIIVAFYIHIRGALVAMKCKNDINKVRGSCDKVIYEDISNYEIIKSYQTENKHIESYGNRMKAFKAASIRHAKTVVSLSLIDDLFFNITAFALLIILYLQGNHSNYKYRNCYTTILSLEKTMENISNIFRKYKEALVTSKLVLYYLEEIDGFAPGTSIKNTFDDKIIFENVGYSVANVKIFQNINFTINKNEKVCIYGRNGTGKSTISKIIMRLYFIDSGKVTIDGMDIYDILISNYRKLITYVPQDTSLFDETVFYNLTYGNNQPLTNVIQECKKFDIHEDILKLENGYNTYLGERGSTINGGLRQKIFYVRALLTKAPIYIFDEPTNNLDEQSTQNVIELILGESFADKTVIVICHDYESVKKFPSVLKFVDGKIIKEIN
- a CDS encoding AP-2 complex subunit alpha, which encodes MPLTKNTSLSIFISELRTLDKEAATKKIFVEQRKLYSEKNMNYSKILTLIYFVINKYNIDPMMFVNASASEDYNVKRAGYLGLTLCKNNNLLILTVNTVMKDLKSHKNRELALDFLCNINVKEKIYDDLSDYICISSSNDKNITKGIIAKSRISNLNTFSLVGNSDDLIFVKLQILHDKMCRKEDVKISDNDILFIIAIYSTVKSSYLKLKLIQIYKLLFSEQKLFSSDTFILEIQNDIISPSDTIKPLVEIGLSAEICDLLILMGHKSSKVEHFLCRLIDSKNTNSRYIGFKIARKYNLFTDKLINRSIKIGINVKYVFETIIKLINKNNYKDIFRRKEEMRFVMDKNLVEYTKSNDLIIEILIRILKFANEDFIVKMYYVHPEIAFKKDVKSVLSEKYRRDLFSKIINSPSISSIYLFYSLLPKNFDDKKLLEELFSFHLNILTSKKYNQKILTLEKMIFTICKFENIDFFRDALKDKYIELYKSNSFTDILFIILNGIFLMNPRSKEKVFHITDHHFISYVIFDKLLRLKVTPEIKLVNILDDKAKINDNDLTVDFNMTNLSKLTFKVQIDGKFYTKSIKI
- a CDS encoding triosephosphate isomerase — translated: MKPIIIGNWKANKNFTLFNKIPSTFDNIEISIALPYVFIPQTINYNKSHISIAAQDCSKFDKGAYTGEIPAIFLKENHVKYVIIGHSERRIYLKEDSNQLTAKIKNALNAGLRVIYCIGETSTERNTGDYLKVLYNQFFSVIGKDIEIDIAYEPVWSIGTGIFPKIEEIKEVVEQIKKWSNGINVKGRIIFGGSVSYEYIDSINDIKEIDGLLIGGMSLKDEFIDICEKFNNLKANK
- a CDS encoding exportin-1 (CRM1), with the translated sequence MQDILNPDKDFNVTLFDEIVLNANDPTSPRKSEAEGILLKFKKLSTSCTKVHLILQYSTFQQSHYVALQILEETVKSKWYVLDEENKRKIREYVFQLVIEKTKGNCQNYVIQELNRIIVEIAKRDWPKRWPNFILDLIDVSTNISMGVCKNTLEIIKKLNNDINMKGDDRISTVKRRILKNQMKMEFPTIFNFIKRILEYSKVNAVDDILLEATLSTFSGLISSMPVDFIFLTDIVELLCEHINSAYSDTCLICLIEIVDLGKDKTNFKNVNLINANEEKIWIIFTSAFQFLESYMKKFSQEKVFEMYRHMESPEKNFIFRISQLFASIFEIYTTCLEYKNIQTVRIALEHMILFSRINDSKIFLVLFEMWNKFVFDLYTEFPFNNKEPRRNLRRFEYKGVLAQLLNCLVEKMPRPEEVFIMVDEYGEIIKNKLIETDQIEFYKKMKSCFYHLAFLIEDEMKRYFISKTGAQLEDKELDWAKINRLCWSIGCISGVFTEESERDFFVSVLKYLLVLCDMREKRSDKAVIASNIMFVIGQFHRFLVHNKSFLKTVVKKLFEFMDESNEGVKDMACDNFSKIAERCPREFLLQRENNMIFLVYILENINDITKSLEFYQKRFVYEAVLNIIKEIPREENNKETILKNIQKLMFSICDINIFSEEYFSILESQISEVSNLKMIIHVLKSHALIYKFVPFACESSYETLFPLYFRLYDLCNNFMISSGNSDVVINSKAAKSALVELFIEIVDGKFVKDLFITQLCEKIIFDFNNNPKYKDPSILALAISIIKNIQRENNIQYVQIELFFISALLRPSIPYAMKADENPEISLNYLKLVETFIDSSFISFYSNIYNSDVFTPIYNSILNAITSMREISDVALKILISLFTKCFENNQMAFFAQNFTITMENLLGIIFDKDTKHSFILQVSLLSLMINISQRIPSLDGQNQNSLVLSNHMLSLFSQNFSNITEKNLKIFISGLFELSKNEEFFREHLEDFSVKIFEFGTDEDIEEEMALLNERIVKSQETKQ
- a CDS encoding transcription initiation factor TFIID subunit 13 (TAF13), coding for MKDGKKSSFFKEVRMMLYGYGDVSCPRSDTTETLHNYVIEYLTILLVDTHNMAKLKGKTKTEDLLYCIKKDRKKYLRVKHLLMTNEELKNARKAFEMKEYEKE
- a CDS encoding WD40 repeat domain-containing protein, which codes for MDKKVDEMANSVKNETVNDLLNFLNSNYKQTPKEKSAWDYVVKMDNISQPPLIPSVSNPIILYKDNETFFSFDGRTLFFDKNYSDFYVFMPFAIKNACIVNFKEGEANKKKSVIVTLDTQNKLTYSCIKGHTINDRSVIISRNVLQMIEKNNEIYYLSFKKDNYFVNIVTEDNGFLKPRIVVQNLTSKYGMSIFLTSDNIYLYQDRFIISTTGKKLKIKGDGIYEISNMSIIYSKTKTGLRFSLCDNNFVIKTELSIESSSFIVKIITLDNILCCRIGSKINFIIVDDKELVIVKEIDLPDNILDFSVKLAEDKNISVSCLLQTNGNLNDVEENNSTNLKESALEKTQIKRGISDTFDASPECTSNMNEETSLDSEKDVQDVFVMPTPSLNSKLYNPSESNLSYNSEYEIPSVKQNFDLNIQDQASNSSDPNSSLKFVNLFTNTESKNSTCRPDCNNFQINDLGLEKYLSTLINNFEKKIEERDEFMNIRNLKLLEKFTEKSVNFIKDMIKSELSNFENKLNNSINQKLNNFSRKEINEEKILEFTKDLICENLLPVVEASMDEMRVQVLSVVSEFKEPEYFQEVRSALSNLSIFESISEIERNVRSGNIDKSVECVLKGTFFDIEELNRVISPKQLELVSSRNLMGFLEKCVLMANENYKTFIDDLVYNSLTFIEPENLTDDELRTLIIILTQIKDSEIFVSENSKQILVLVDFLNFKIPKILFKRQKSLKN
- a CDS encoding ribosomal protein eS21; amino-acid sequence: MFERRICSFTKRPIASSDKSSVQITLADIDENGRLLNTISTYDVCGVVRRNGLSDGYLTDKIFGEEY